Proteins encoded by one window of Misgurnus anguillicaudatus chromosome 4, ASM2758022v2, whole genome shotgun sequence:
- the ube2d1b gene encoding ubiquitin-conjugating enzyme E2 D1b, with amino-acid sequence MALKRIQKELQDLQRDPPAQCSAGPVGDDLFHWQATIMGPSDSPYQGGVFFLTIHFPTDYPFKPPKVAFTTKIYHPNINSNGSICLDILRSQWSPALTVSKVLLSICSLLCDPNPDDPLVPDIAHIYKSDKEKYNRLAREWTQKYAM; translated from the exons ATGGCATTAAAGAGAATACAGAAG GAGCTTCAGGATCTGCAGAGGGATCCTCCCGCCCAGTGCTCTGCTGGACCTGTCGGCGATGACC TGTTTCACTGGCAGGCAACAATAATGGGACCT aGTGACAGCCCATACCAAGGGGGGGTCTTCTTTCTCACAATTCACTTTCCTACAGACTATCCCTTCAAGCCACCAAAG GTAGCGTTTACAACAAAAATCTACCATCCCAACATTAACAGTAATGGAAGTATTTGCCTGGACATCCTGAGGTCACAGTGGTCTCCAGCACTAACAGTTTCAAAAG TTCTTTTGTCCATATGTTCTTTGCTTTGTGATCCAAATCCTGATGACCCCTTAGTCCCAGACATAGCACACATCTACAAATCAGACAAAGAAAA GTACAACAGACTAGCAAGAGAATGGACCCAGAAGTATGCAATGTGA
- the LOC129420421 gene encoding DNA-directed RNA polymerase III subunit RPC4, translated as MSGCGDGDPEASFRSSFAVGKGLPGRVSLNPPPPGRLSSLRSRDLTLGGFKKKTFVPNVNSVRKSKDELQGETHTAPKKERRDREDRHRERRRREKPQTIQSHSIFEQGPADSYRKMGNWGGSNLRDCDPALITKSIKKEKITTQDDAEEILQKLQRDDFLDDPGLKNDPMQRPIRLPLHQACSFLSTEAANTFKEETTSDAVKSSRGASVSPQHPTVGELFEQLSVSEREELLFIQLPDAIPGQPKRISPEKRRKEDPKPADKHLPHVKAQDQTDKTTTPVLSDFSEGLIGKLQIRKSGKVQMLMGNVTLDISEGSAFSFLQQLVCVRLSDGLTGDMCVLGNVKHKLVCSPDFRTLLQEVKLPPDSHSKS; from the exons ATGTCTGGTTGTGGAGATGGGGATCCAGAGGCGAGTTTCAGATCATCATTTGCTGTGGGAAAAGGTCTGCCGGGCCGGGTGTCACTGAATCCCCCTCCGCCGGGCAGACTGAGCTCCTTGCGCTCCAGAGATCTCACCCTGGGTGGATTTAAGAAG AAAACCTTCGTGCCAAATGTTAACTCTGTGCGCAAATCTAAAGATGA GCTACAGGGGGAGACCCACACTGCcccaaagaaagaaagaagagacAGAGAggacagacacagagagagacgCCGGCGAGAGAAACCACAGACGATTCAGTCTCACTCGATATTTGAACAGGGCCCCGCAGATTCCTACAGGAAAATGG GTAACTGGGGAGGATCAAACCTGAGAGATTGTGATCCTGCACTAATcacaaagtccattaaaaaggAGAAGATCACTACTCAGGATGATGCTGAAGAAATTTTACAAAAACTCCAACGAGATGAT TTTTTAGATGATCCTGGATTAAAAAACGATCCAATGCAAAGACCAATAAGACTTCCACTCCATCAGGCATGCAGCTTTTTGTCAACAGAGGCAGCTAATACAT TTAAAGAAGAGACGACATCTGATGCAGTGAAATCGTCCAGAGGTGCGTCTGTGTCCCCGCAGCATCCAACGGTTGGAGAATTATTTGAGCAGCTGAGTGTTTCTGAGAGGGAAGAACTGCTTTTTATTCAGCTTCCTGATGCTATACCAGGTCAGCCTAAACGGATCAGTCCAGAGAAGAGAAGAAAAGAAGACCCCAAACCTGCAGACAAACACTTGCCGCATGTTAAAGCACAA G ATCAGACTGATAAGACCACTACACCTGTACTGTCTGACTTCTCTGAGGGTCTAATAGGaaaactacagataagaaagTCTGGTAAAGTTCAGATGCTCATGGGAAATGTGACATTGGATATTTCAGAGGGATCAGCCTTCTCTTTCCTCCAG CAGCTGGTGTGTGTGCGCCTGTCTGACGGACTCACTGGTGATATGTGCGTATTGGGAAACGTCAAACACAAGCTGGTGTGCTCACCTGATTTTCGCACTTTATTGCAAGAGGTCAAACTGCCACCTGATTCCCACTCAAAGTCGTGA
- the tfam gene encoding transcription factor A, mitochondrial has protein sequence MAPFSLMSVGANVLLKSVGLFSYASVVRCSCAVPVIKSFSTSTGVAPKRPLTAYMKYVQETQPIIVKQHPGVKNVDIVRKIAQQWRALTPEQKQPFQDASLVAREQYKLDLEKYKAQLSPAQSAAIAEEKKQKLAKRKAIRKKKELNTLGKPKRPRSAFNIFMAEHFEEARGDNTQAKLKSLTDDWQRLSVTQKQIYTQLAEDDKVRYKNEIKSWEEHMTEIGREDLVRRKERRSVKATAAKDAKKSKVTVLKKKAIKKKASDSETAVKKTVKSSKK, from the exons ATGGCTCCATTCAGTTTAATGTCAGTCGGTGCTAATGTTTTGCTAAAGTCTGTTGGTCTTTTCTCGTATGCATCTGTTGTGAG GTGTTCGTGTGCCGTTCCAGTAATAAAAAGTTTTAGCACTTCGACCGGAGTTGCACCCAAAAGACCCCTCACAGCTTACATGAAATATGTACAAGAGACGCAGCCCATCATCGTCAAACAACACCCAGGA GTAAAAAATGTGGATATCGTCCGAAAGATAGCGCAGCAGTGGCGAGCTCTCACTCCTGAACAGAAGCAG CCGTTTCAGGATGCGTCTTTGGTAGCTAGAGAGCAATACAAACTTGATCTGGAGAAATACAAAGCTCAGCTCAGTCCTGCACAATCTGCTGCTATTGCAGAGGAGAAAAAACAGAAGCTCGCCAAAAGGAAAGCCATCAGGAAAAAGAAG GAGCTCAATACTTTGGGCAAACCCAAACGACCCAGGAGTGCGTTCAACATCTTCATGGCGGAGCACTTTGAGGAAGCACGAGGAGATAATACTCAG GCGAAGTTGAAATCACTGACAGATGACTGGCAGAGGCTCAGTGTCACACAAAAACAA ATTTACACACAGTTGGCAGAAGATGATAAAGTCCGTTACAAAAACGAAATCAAATCATGGGAAGAGCACATGACGGAGATTGGAAGAGAAGATCTCGTTCGGCGAAAAGAGAGGAGATCCGTGAAGGCGACAGCCGCGAAGGACGCAAAGAAATCCAAAGTCACAGTGTTAAAGAAAAAAGCCATAAAAAAGAAAGCCTCTGATTCAGAAACAGCTGTGAAAAAGACTGTGAAGAGCAGTAAGAAGTGA